A window from Chrysemys picta bellii isolate R12L10 chromosome 2, ASM1138683v2, whole genome shotgun sequence encodes these proteins:
- the LOC135981278 gene encoding uncharacterized protein LOC135981278 isoform X1: MQSSPAVMAMQSVNRKRAPAWTDREVLDLIAVWGDESVLSELRSKRRNAKIYEKISKDMAERGYSQDATQCRVKIKELRQGYQKTKEANGRSGSHPQTSRFYEALHSILGAAATTTPPVTVDSEDGILSTAGSSDMLGDGEDEEGDEEGEAVGSSHNADFPDSQDLFITLTEIPYEASPAITPDTESGEGSATPSATVSQPSLESHSQKLARIRRRKKRTREDMFSELMASSQAQAAQQTQWRENLTRMHQANMDREERWRQEDQQATQTLLGLLREQTDTLRRLVDVLQERRQEDRAPLQSISNRTPPPPSPIPTSPKVQRRRGGRVPANSHSTPAESSSSRRLSFPKI, encoded by the exons atgcagagctctccagcagtgatggctatgcagtctgtgaatagaaagagagccccagcatggactgatcgtgaagtcttggatctcatcgctgtgtggggcgatgagtccgtgctttccgagctgcgatccaaaagaaggaatgcaaagatctacgagaagatctctaaagacatggcagagagaggatacagccaggatgcaacgcagtgccgcgtgaaaatcaaggagctgagacaaggctaccagaagaccaaagaggcaaacggacgctccggatcccatccccagacatcccgtttctacgaggcactgcattccatcctcggtgctgccgccaccactaccccaccagtgaccgtggactctgaggatgggatactgtccacggccggttcctcagacatgttaggggacggggaagatgaggaaggagatgaggagggcgaggcagttggcagctctcacaacgctgatttccccgacagccaggatctcttcatcacccttacagagatcccctacgaagcgtccccagccattaccccggacacagaatctggtgaaggatcagcca ccccgtctgcgactgtctcacaacctagcctggaatcacactcccagaagctagcgcggattaggcgtaggaagaagaggacacgggaggacatgttctctgagcttatggcctcttcccaagcccaggcagcacagcagacccagtggcgggagaacttgacccgaatgcaccaagccaacatggatcgggaggagaggtggcggcaggaagaccagcaggcgactcaaacgctgcttggactactgagggagcaaacggacacgctccggcgccttgtggatgttctgcaggaacggaggcaggaggacagagccccgctgcagtccatctctaaccgcactcccccgccaccaagtcccatacccacctcacccaaagtgcaaagaaggagaggcggcagagtccctgctaactctcactccacccctgcagagagctctagtagcagaaggctctcatttcccaaaatttga
- the LOC135981278 gene encoding myb/SANT-like DNA-binding domain-containing protein 2 isoform X2: protein MQSSPAVMAMQSVNRKRAPAWTDREVLDLIAVWGDESVLSELRSKRRNAKIYEKISKDMAERGYSQDATQCRVKIKELRQGYQKTKEANGRSGSHPQTSRFYEALHSILGAAATTTPPVTVDSEDGILSTAGSSDMLGDGEDEEGDEEGEAVGSSHNADFPDSQDLFITLTEIPYEASPAITPDTESGEGSATTVKCGLYVRG from the exons atgcagagctctccagcagtgatggctatgcagtctgtgaatagaaagagagccccagcatggactgatcgtgaagtcttggatctcatcgctgtgtggggcgatgagtccgtgctttccgagctgcgatccaaaagaaggaatgcaaagatctacgagaagatctctaaagacatggcagagagaggatacagccaggatgcaacgcagtgccgcgtgaaaatcaaggagctgagacaaggctaccagaagaccaaagaggcaaacggacgctccggatcccatccccagacatcccgtttctacgaggcactgcattccatcctcggtgctgccgccaccactaccccaccagtgaccgtggactctgaggatgggatactgtccacggccggttcctcagacatgttaggggacggggaagatgaggaaggagatgaggagggcgaggcagttggcagctctcacaacgctgatttccccgacagccaggatctcttcatcacccttacagagatcccctacgaagcgtccccagccattaccccggacacagaatctggtgaaggatcagcca ctacagtaaaatgcggtctatatgtgcggggatag